From Candidatus Eremiobacteraceae bacterium, a single genomic window includes:
- a CDS encoding prepilin peptidase, whose translation MSALPAIIAAIYGLFFGSFLNVVIYRAPRGESVAFPASHCPSCGHALRAWENIPLLSWLALRGRCAHCSAPISARYPTVEAMTAALFALTAIVYGVTWEGAAVAVLAATLVAVVFIDLDHLLILDVVLVPAAVVGIASAIASAATHGPRIGEALLGCAVCAAIFGVLYLATRGAGMGLGDVKLAAVIGLYLGMQLGVAASLAAFVVGSILLVPALVVGGRRRRDAVPFGPFLVIAALAALYVPDVIAWPFHLARLPFGT comes from the coding sequence ATATACGGACTTTTCTTCGGGTCGTTTCTCAACGTCGTCATCTATCGAGCGCCGCGCGGCGAATCCGTCGCGTTCCCGGCGTCGCACTGTCCGTCGTGCGGCCATGCGCTGCGTGCCTGGGAGAACATCCCGCTCTTATCCTGGCTGGCTTTGCGCGGACGCTGCGCGCACTGTTCGGCGCCGATCTCCGCGCGATATCCGACGGTTGAGGCGATGACCGCAGCGCTCTTCGCGCTGACCGCTATCGTATACGGCGTGACGTGGGAAGGCGCGGCGGTCGCCGTGCTCGCGGCGACGCTCGTGGCAGTCGTGTTCATCGACCTCGATCATCTCTTGATCCTCGATGTCGTGCTCGTGCCGGCCGCGGTTGTAGGCATTGCGAGCGCGATCGCATCTGCTGCGACGCACGGACCGCGCATCGGCGAGGCGCTGTTAGGGTGCGCGGTTTGCGCCGCGATCTTCGGTGTGCTCTATCTCGCCACGCGCGGCGCGGGCATGGGCTTGGGCGACGTGAAGCTCGCCGCCGTCATCGGACTGTATCTCGGCATGCAGCTCGGCGTGGCCGCGTCGCTCGCGGCATTCGTCGTGGGCAGCATACTGCTCGTGCCCGCCCTCGTCGTCGGCGGGCGGCGCAGACGCGATGCAGTGCCATTCGGGCCGTTCCTCGTGATCGCGGCGCTCGCCGCGCTGTACGTGCCGGACGTCATCGCGTGGCCCTTTCATCTAGCCCGCCTTCCCTTCGGGACATAA